One window from the genome of Thermoleophilia bacterium encodes:
- a CDS encoding dihydroorotase, producing the protein MTNVVPGNSRVRLPQRSGDLARVVIVGARVLDPAAGIDEVRDLVICDGVIGGDPTGLPVFYGAGLTVIPGIVDVHVHLRTPGREDVEDIASGTRAAAAGGVVTVLAMPNTQPALDSVSILGSLMERAEREAVVPTGFIPAITMGQHGESLTDHGDLAEAGAAALSDDGVPVGNALLMRRALQYQKAAGLLFTLHEEDLALSDTGVMHEGVVSARIGLAGIPGISEAVQVARDCVLAGYEDGRIHICHVSARETVDEIRRAKARGVAVTAEVTPHHLLLTEDAIGDDPDPARFKMNPPLRAEEDRRALIEGLRDGTIDCVATDHAPHLADEKEVPFAEAPFGVIGLETAFAACHTELVRGGVMSLDDLVLRMSTNPARIFGLPVPTLVEGAVANLAVVDTAATDRVGDRPYESKSGNAAFVGRELTGRVVMTLAGGQDVYRRNA; encoded by the coding sequence ATGACCAACGTAGTCCCAGGGAACTCTCGCGTCCGGCTTCCGCAGCGATCCGGCGACCTCGCACGTGTGGTCATCGTCGGCGCCCGCGTGCTCGATCCCGCGGCGGGTATCGACGAGGTACGGGACCTCGTGATCTGCGACGGGGTCATCGGCGGCGACCCCACCGGCCTTCCGGTGTTCTACGGCGCCGGCCTTACGGTGATCCCCGGAATCGTGGACGTTCACGTGCACCTGCGCACGCCGGGGAGGGAAGACGTGGAGGACATCGCGTCGGGGACGAGGGCCGCCGCCGCCGGAGGGGTGGTGACCGTGCTGGCTATGCCCAACACGCAACCCGCGCTCGACAGCGTCAGCATCCTCGGGTCGCTCATGGAGCGGGCCGAGCGGGAGGCCGTTGTGCCCACGGGGTTCATCCCGGCCATCACAATGGGCCAGCACGGCGAGTCGCTCACTGATCACGGTGACCTCGCCGAGGCCGGGGCGGCCGCGCTCTCGGACGACGGGGTTCCGGTGGGCAACGCCCTTCTTATGCGCCGGGCGCTGCAGTACCAGAAGGCCGCTGGTCTCCTGTTCACCTTGCACGAGGAGGACCTCGCGCTGTCCGACACGGGCGTCATGCACGAAGGTGTGGTGTCCGCGCGTATCGGACTCGCCGGGATCCCGGGCATCTCCGAGGCTGTGCAGGTGGCCCGGGATTGCGTGCTCGCGGGCTACGAGGACGGCCGCATCCACATCTGTCACGTATCCGCCCGCGAGACCGTTGACGAGATCCGTCGGGCCAAGGCCCGTGGGGTGGCGGTGACGGCCGAGGTCACGCCCCACCACCTGCTGCTCACCGAGGACGCGATCGGTGACGACCCCGACCCCGCCCGGTTCAAGATGAACCCACCACTCCGGGCGGAGGAGGATCGGCGCGCGCTGATCGAGGGGCTCCGAGACGGCACGATCGATTGCGTGGCGACCGATCACGCCCCGCACCTGGCCGACGAGAAGGAAGTCCCGTTCGCCGAGGCGCCCTTCGGGGTCATCGGCCTCGAGACAGCGTTCGCGGCCTGTCACACCGAGTTGGTGCGGGGCGGCGTGATGTCTCTCGACGACCTCGTGTTGCGTATGAGCACCAACCCGGCACGCATCTTCGGCCTGCCGGTACCGACTCTCGTAGAGGGGGCCGTGGCGAACCTCGCAGTGGTGGACACCGCCGCAACCGATCGCGTGGGCGATCGGCCGTACGAGAGCAAATCGGGCAACGCGGCCTTCGTGGGGCGCGAGTTGACCGGGAGGGTCGTCATGACCCTCGCGGGTGGCCAAGACGTCTACCGGAGGAATGCGTGA
- a CDS encoding isochorismatase family protein, whose product MGQRGLRGARVDREGRHDPRGWPRRLPEECVTHRHPALARRDDAGLIIIDVQDAFRPVIDHFDEMVATCGLLAEGFGVMGRPVIVTEQYPKGLGHTVPELAARLPEGTPIIEKTRFSACGVEAFEVAYDVARCGTWVVCGLEAHVCVNQTVHDLLSRGASVHVAADAVSSRSGANRDAGLQKAARAGVTVTSAEMVLFEMLTDAVGPDFKAISALVR is encoded by the coding sequence ATCGGGCAACGCGGCCTTCGTGGGGCGCGAGTTGACCGGGAGGGTCGTCATGACCCTCGCGGGTGGCCAAGACGTCTACCGGAGGAATGCGTGACGCACCGACACCCCGCACTCGCGCGTCGTGATGACGCCGGGCTCATCATTATCGACGTCCAGGACGCATTCCGTCCCGTCATCGACCACTTCGACGAGATGGTCGCGACCTGTGGACTGCTGGCCGAGGGGTTCGGCGTGATGGGCCGACCGGTCATCGTCACCGAGCAGTATCCCAAGGGTCTCGGGCACACGGTGCCCGAACTCGCAGCTCGTCTTCCGGAGGGCACGCCCATCATCGAGAAGACGCGCTTCTCCGCGTGCGGCGTCGAAGCATTCGAGGTGGCCTACGACGTGGCGCGTTGCGGGACGTGGGTGGTCTGCGGTCTCGAGGCGCATGTGTGTGTCAACCAGACGGTGCACGATCTGCTCTCGCGCGGCGCGTCGGTGCATGTGGCCGCCGACGCTGTCAGTTCCCGATCGGGTGCCAACCGGGATGCCGGGCTTCAGAAGGCAGCGCGCGCCGGGGTGACGGTGACGTCGGCCGAGATGGTTCTCTTCGAGATGCTCACCGACGCGGTCGGCCCGGACTTCAAGGCCATCTCGGCCCTCGTCCGTTGA
- the carA gene encoding carbamoyl-phosphate synthase small subunit produces the protein MSAVIVLEDGLVLSARSVGARGTALGEMVFTTGMNGYQEAVTDPSYLGQILTFSAPMIGNYGTGDACRESPRVWPGAVIATRIGDLPGVAGRTGFRSWLTAQGVVAVEDADTRRLVRHLRDHGAMRGGVSTEMGAEELLAVTREHPSLDGRDLTPAAAGVRRTVGDDGPVIVAIDCGMKEGILRGLVSAGMRVEVVPAGTTAAEILALGPDGVFISNGPGDPAAVTPVIEAVRGVLGQVPMFGICLGHQMLAQAMGLRTEKLPFGHRGANHPVQRAEDGVVEITVQNHGYAVAEDSLPNGIQVTRRSLFDGSVEGLAAPDLLASSVQYHPEARPGPRDAAYLFRTFRDRVVA, from the coding sequence TTGAGCGCGGTCATCGTCTTGGAGGACGGCCTCGTGCTGTCCGCCCGCTCCGTGGGCGCCCGGGGCACCGCGCTCGGCGAGATGGTGTTCACCACCGGGATGAACGGCTATCAGGAAGCCGTTACCGACCCGTCCTATCTCGGGCAGATCCTCACGTTCAGCGCACCGATGATCGGTAACTATGGAACGGGCGACGCGTGCCGTGAGAGCCCGCGGGTCTGGCCTGGCGCTGTCATCGCCACCCGAATCGGCGACCTGCCGGGCGTGGCCGGTCGCACCGGGTTCCGTTCGTGGCTTACGGCCCAGGGCGTGGTGGCCGTGGAGGACGCGGACACACGGCGCTTGGTGCGCCACCTTCGCGACCACGGCGCCATGCGTGGTGGGGTGAGCACTGAGATGGGAGCGGAGGAGTTGTTGGCGGTGACCCGTGAGCATCCGTCGCTCGACGGCCGCGACCTGACCCCCGCGGCCGCCGGCGTGCGGCGCACGGTCGGGGACGACGGTCCGGTGATCGTGGCCATCGACTGTGGAATGAAGGAGGGCATCCTGCGCGGCCTCGTCTCCGCGGGTATGCGCGTGGAGGTGGTGCCCGCGGGCACCACGGCGGCCGAGATCCTTGCCCTCGGTCCCGACGGGGTGTTTATTTCCAACGGCCCCGGTGACCCCGCGGCGGTGACCCCGGTCATCGAGGCCGTGAGGGGCGTTCTCGGCCAGGTTCCGATGTTCGGTATCTGCCTCGGGCACCAGATGCTGGCCCAAGCGATGGGCCTACGCACCGAAAAGTTGCCCTTCGGGCATCGGGGAGCCAACCATCCCGTCCAGAGGGCGGAGGACGGTGTCGTGGAGATCACCGTGCAGAACCACGGCTACGCGGTTGCGGAGGATTCGCTGCCGAACGGCATACAGGTGACCCGCCGGAGCCTGTTTGACGGATCGGTGGAGGGGCTCGCCGCACCCGACCTGCTCGCATCCTCGGTGCAGTACCACCCCGAGGCGCGTCCGGGGCCACGTGACGCCGCATACCTCTTCCGTACGTTCCGCGATCGGGTGGTGGCCTGA
- the carB gene encoding carbamoyl-phosphate synthase large subunit, whose product MPARTDIKTIMVLGSGPIIIGQAGEFDYSGTQGCRALRDEGYRVVLINSNPATIMTDPDVADRTYIEPLDVAAAESIIIRERPDAILPTLGGQTGLNLAIDLAKAGVLERYGVELIGADVAVIECAEDRDLFKQRMREVGIPVLESSVATTMAEVRLGAVGLGYPIILRPAFTLGGEGGGVASSPDDLALVAANALAASPISQVLMERSVIGWDEIELEVMRDRNDNAVIVCTIENLDPMGVHTGDSVTVAPAMTLSDHEQQMLRDAAIAVVRAVGVETGGANVQFALNRETGDMVVIEMNPRVSRSSALASKATGFPIARIAARLAVGYTLDELPNDITQVTPASFEPTLDYVAVKVPRFAFEKLTEDRVPLSTYMQSVGEVLSLGRTFGEAFGKAMSARELDARFDEPASVVDACERLRTPSWDRFDLMLWAAARGASAEDLHEATGVHRWFTHEIVALAQAGVALPDALMDIDADAMVNARRAGVTDRDIAARTGSTEVAVGDHRRSLGVRPSYRQVDTCAAEFAAVTPYFYGTYGTAGEVTPLDRPSVVVLGSGPNRIGQGIEFDYCCVHAAMTAHEMGYAAIMVNCNPETVSTDHGVSDRLYMEPVTIDAVLDICEAERPVGVIAQLGGQTPLRLARPLAERGIPVLGTSPDQIDMAEDRGRFGALLGDLGLTAPPWAMAEGEADLLAAAADVGYPALVRPSYVLGGRAMAIVSGPDELRAWMVKEKPDGLVMVDRFLAGATEIDVDALSDGTDTWIAGVMEHVEEAGVHSGDSACVLPPQGIAAESVADVRRQTAMLAEAIGVRGLINVQFALRDGVAYVIEANPRASRTVPFVAKATGVPIVRHAVHLMLGEQVVNLGLPADHAMRHVAVKEAVLPFARFPWTDPVLGPEMRSTGEVMGIGDTFAEAFAKAQRGARQALPREGTVFLSVREEDKPRLGALAAAIHAAGLQIVATRGTAAVVRAAGIPVCEVNKVGDGPPHVADLILGGGVTMVVCTPSGRGDRADGATIRRAAVRAGVPCMTTMEAAEAAVQSVGVDPALVQPVALQDLVHS is encoded by the coding sequence ATGCCCGCCCGCACCGACATCAAGACCATCATGGTGCTCGGCTCCGGTCCGATCATCATCGGGCAGGCCGGTGAGTTCGACTACTCGGGAACCCAAGGGTGCCGCGCGCTGCGGGACGAGGGGTACCGCGTAGTACTGATCAACTCGAACCCCGCCACGATCATGACCGACCCCGACGTGGCCGACCGGACGTACATCGAGCCGCTCGACGTGGCCGCGGCGGAGAGCATCATCATCCGGGAACGGCCCGACGCCATCCTCCCCACGCTCGGCGGCCAGACGGGACTCAACCTGGCGATCGACCTCGCGAAGGCCGGTGTGCTGGAACGCTACGGTGTGGAACTGATCGGCGCCGACGTGGCCGTCATCGAGTGCGCGGAAGATCGCGACCTGTTCAAGCAGCGCATGCGGGAGGTGGGTATCCCGGTGCTGGAGAGCAGTGTTGCAACCACGATGGCCGAGGTCCGCCTAGGGGCCGTGGGTCTCGGATATCCCATCATCCTACGGCCGGCCTTCACGCTCGGTGGCGAGGGCGGTGGTGTGGCGTCGTCGCCGGACGACCTCGCGCTGGTGGCGGCGAACGCACTCGCGGCTAGTCCGATCTCACAGGTGCTCATGGAGCGATCCGTCATCGGCTGGGACGAGATCGAACTCGAAGTGATGCGTGACCGCAACGACAACGCGGTGATCGTGTGCACCATTGAGAACCTCGACCCGATGGGTGTGCACACGGGCGACTCGGTGACGGTGGCCCCGGCCATGACTCTGAGCGATCACGAACAGCAGATGCTTCGCGACGCAGCGATCGCGGTGGTGCGTGCGGTGGGCGTCGAGACCGGTGGCGCCAACGTTCAGTTCGCGCTCAACCGCGAGACGGGCGACATGGTGGTTATCGAGATGAACCCGCGCGTGTCACGGAGTTCTGCACTCGCGTCCAAGGCCACGGGGTTCCCAATCGCGCGCATCGCCGCCCGGCTGGCCGTCGGGTACACGCTCGATGAGCTGCCCAACGACATCACGCAGGTAACGCCGGCCTCGTTCGAGCCCACACTCGACTACGTGGCCGTCAAGGTGCCACGGTTCGCGTTCGAGAAGCTCACCGAGGACCGCGTCCCACTGTCCACCTACATGCAAAGTGTGGGCGAGGTACTCAGCCTCGGACGCACGTTCGGCGAGGCGTTCGGCAAGGCGATGTCGGCCCGGGAGCTCGACGCCCGTTTCGACGAGCCCGCATCCGTCGTCGATGCGTGTGAGCGTCTCCGAACGCCGTCGTGGGACCGGTTCGATCTCATGCTCTGGGCGGCGGCACGTGGCGCGAGTGCCGAGGACCTGCACGAGGCCACGGGTGTGCACCGGTGGTTCACACACGAGATCGTGGCACTCGCACAGGCCGGAGTGGCCCTGCCCGACGCGCTGATGGACATCGATGCCGACGCCATGGTGAATGCCCGCCGCGCCGGGGTCACCGACCGTGACATCGCGGCCCGTACCGGCAGCACCGAGGTCGCGGTGGGCGACCACCGGCGGTCCCTCGGGGTACGCCCGTCGTACCGTCAGGTGGACACCTGTGCCGCCGAGTTCGCGGCGGTCACTCCCTACTTCTACGGCACGTACGGCACCGCGGGAGAGGTGACGCCCCTCGACCGGCCCTCGGTCGTGGTGCTCGGCTCGGGTCCCAACCGCATCGGCCAGGGCATCGAGTTCGACTACTGCTGCGTGCACGCGGCGATGACGGCCCACGAGATGGGCTACGCGGCCATCATGGTTAACTGTAACCCCGAGACGGTCTCGACCGACCACGGGGTGAGCGACCGCCTCTACATGGAGCCGGTCACCATCGACGCGGTCCTCGACATCTGCGAGGCCGAACGGCCGGTCGGGGTGATCGCCCAACTTGGCGGGCAGACGCCCTTGCGCCTCGCTCGCCCACTCGCCGAGCGCGGAATCCCGGTACTCGGAACCTCACCCGATCAGATCGACATGGCCGAGGACCGGGGTCGCTTCGGCGCACTCCTCGGGGATCTCGGGCTCACGGCGCCGCCGTGGGCGATGGCGGAGGGGGAGGCCGACCTTCTCGCCGCTGCCGCCGACGTGGGCTACCCGGCCCTCGTGCGTCCCAGCTACGTGTTGGGTGGTCGTGCGATGGCCATCGTGTCGGGTCCGGACGAACTCCGGGCGTGGATGGTGAAGGAAAAGCCGGACGGGCTCGTAATGGTGGATCGCTTTCTTGCGGGCGCCACCGAGATCGACGTGGACGCGCTGTCGGATGGGACCGACACGTGGATCGCCGGCGTGATGGAACACGTGGAGGAGGCCGGGGTCCACTCCGGCGACTCCGCGTGCGTGCTGCCCCCTCAGGGGATTGCGGCGGAATCGGTGGCGGACGTCAGACGCCAGACGGCCATGCTGGCCGAGGCCATCGGTGTGCGGGGTCTGATCAACGTGCAGTTCGCTCTGCGTGACGGCGTCGCCTACGTGATCGAGGCAAATCCGCGGGCATCGCGCACGGTGCCCTTTGTGGCGAAGGCGACCGGGGTTCCGATCGTCCGCCATGCGGTGCACCTCATGCTCGGCGAGCAGGTCGTCAACCTTGGTCTGCCCGCCGATCACGCGATGCGACACGTGGCCGTGAAGGAGGCCGTCCTGCCATTCGCCCGGTTCCCGTGGACCGACCCCGTGCTCGGTCCCGAGATGCGCTCCACCGGCGAGGTGATGGGAATCGGTGACACCTTCGCCGAGGCTTTCGCGAAGGCGCAGCGGGGCGCGCGCCAGGCGTTGCCGCGCGAGGGGACCGTCTTCCTGTCCGTGCGCGAGGAGGACAAGCCACGGCTTGGGGCGCTCGCGGCTGCGATTCACGCGGCGGGACTTCAGATCGTGGCGACGCGCGGGACGGCGGCAGTGGTGCGTGCCGCGGGGATTCCGGTGTGCGAGGTGAACAAGGTGGGGGATGGTCCGCCTCACGTCGCCGATCTGATCCTGGGCGGCGGGGTTACCATGGTGGTGTGCACACCGAGCGGGCGCGGCGATCGTGCCGATGGGGCGACCATTCGCCGGGCCGCCGTGCGGGCCGGTGTTCCGTGCATGACCACGATGGAGGCCGCCGAGGCCGCCGTGCAGTCGGTGGGCGTGGACCCGGCTCTCGTGCAACCCGTGGCGCTTCAGGATCTGGTCCACTCGTGA
- a CDS encoding guanylate kinase: protein MPHLPGQDPRRSLRAAAGRAGRTPTLPVATRRRVFVVSGPSGVGKGTLIRGAVARMPDLAVAVSATTRTRRPGEVPGRDYHFMSRDEFARRVEESAFLEHAEFAGNRYGTPNVEIDRVMDGGRSVILEIELQGARAVRRVRPGAVLIFIAPPSLEELGRRLRVRATDAEEEIEERLEVARTEMAAMGEFDHCVLNDDLARATDDLVRIIRDETT from the coding sequence GTGCCGCATCTCCCAGGGCAAGACCCTCGGAGGTCTCTCCGAGCGGCAGCGGGGCGAGCTGGTCGAACTCCTACGCTCCCGGTAGCCACTCGCCGCCGGGTGTTTGTGGTGTCGGGTCCATCCGGCGTCGGTAAGGGCACGCTCATTCGGGGCGCCGTGGCACGCATGCCCGACCTCGCGGTGGCCGTGTCCGCGACGACCCGTACCCGTCGCCCCGGGGAGGTCCCGGGCCGCGATTACCACTTCATGAGCCGGGACGAGTTCGCGCGGCGGGTCGAGGAGTCGGCCTTCCTTGAGCACGCCGAATTCGCGGGCAACCGATACGGGACTCCCAACGTCGAAATCGATCGCGTGATGGACGGAGGCCGGTCGGTCATCCTCGAGATCGAGTTGCAGGGGGCACGTGCCGTCCGGCGTGTTCGCCCCGGAGCGGTCCTGATCTTCATCGCCCCGCCATCGCTCGAGGAACTTGGCCGCCGCCTGCGCGTCCGTGCGACGGACGCCGAAGAGGAGATCGAAGAGCGACTGGAGGTCGCCCGCACCGAGATGGCCGCCATGGGCGAGTTCGACCACTGTGTCCTGAACGACGACCTGGCCCGAGCGACCGACGATCTGGTACGGATCATCCGGGACGAGACCACCTGA
- the coaBC gene encoding bifunctional phosphopantothenoylcysteine decarboxylase/phosphopantothenate--cysteine ligase CoaBC, with protein MAEILLGVTGGIAAYKSLDLLRILQRHGHGVSVVMTHTAERFVGAMSFAALSGREVGTSLFADADQPGYHHLDVDDGMDLMLVAPASANTVAQMAAGMASNLLGSCYLAFRGPVVIAPAMNTAMWLHPATQRNIATLRAAGVHVVDPETGLLADGATGPGRLAEPATIVAAVEAILAASGRSGDLVGRTVLISAGGTREPIDAVRYVGNRSSGRMGWALAAAARDRGADVVVVQANVDLPREAGIRYVDAPTADAMRDACRAEFAATDILIMVAAVADYRPVVVSDGKIDKATADVLTVELERTSDILAELAALRDDQVLIGFAAEHGPGGLQRARDKRERKAVDIVVLNDTSLTGAGFEGLENIITIIGPGASEVALPRLGKRECAEHILDAALPLVRPPAPVTA; from the coding sequence ATGGCTGAGATCCTCCTCGGGGTGACCGGCGGCATCGCCGCGTACAAGTCGCTCGACCTGCTCCGCATCCTCCAGCGCCACGGGCATGGGGTGAGCGTGGTCATGACCCACACGGCGGAGCGCTTCGTGGGCGCCATGTCGTTCGCCGCCCTCTCGGGCCGCGAAGTTGGCACGAGTCTCTTCGCCGACGCCGATCAGCCCGGGTACCACCACCTCGACGTCGACGACGGTATGGACCTCATGCTCGTGGCTCCCGCATCCGCGAACACGGTGGCCCAGATGGCGGCGGGGATGGCCAGCAACCTGTTGGGGTCGTGCTACCTGGCATTCCGGGGTCCGGTGGTCATCGCGCCGGCCATGAACACGGCGATGTGGCTGCACCCGGCGACTCAGCGGAACATCGCGACGCTTAGGGCCGCCGGCGTCCACGTGGTGGATCCCGAAACGGGGCTACTGGCCGATGGCGCCACCGGGCCGGGGCGGCTTGCCGAGCCCGCCACCATCGTCGCGGCGGTCGAGGCGATTCTCGCCGCATCGGGGCGCAGCGGAGATCTCGTGGGACGCACGGTGCTCATCTCCGCCGGTGGCACGCGCGAGCCCATCGACGCGGTTCGCTACGTGGGCAACCGGTCGAGTGGCCGTATGGGCTGGGCGCTGGCCGCCGCCGCACGCGATCGAGGCGCCGACGTGGTGGTGGTGCAGGCAAACGTGGACCTGCCGCGTGAGGCCGGTATCCGATATGTGGACGCTCCCACGGCCGACGCGATGCGCGACGCGTGCCGCGCGGAGTTCGCGGCGACGGACATCCTGATCATGGTCGCTGCCGTTGCCGACTACCGCCCGGTGGTGGTGAGTGATGGCAAGATCGACAAGGCGACGGCCGACGTACTAACGGTGGAACTCGAGCGAACGTCGGACATCCTCGCCGAGTTGGCCGCGCTGCGCGACGATCAGGTGCTCATCGGGTTCGCCGCCGAGCACGGTCCGGGTGGCCTGCAACGGGCACGCGACAAGCGCGAGCGAAAGGCGGTGGACATAGTGGTGTTGAACGACACCTCCCTGACCGGCGCGGGCTTCGAGGGCCTCGAGAACATCATCACCATCATCGGGCCGGGGGCGTCTGAAGTGGCGCTCCCGCGGCTCGGCAAGCGCGAGTGCGCCGAACACATCCTCGATGCCGCCCTCCCGCTCGTGCGACCGCCCGCACCCGTCACTGCGTAG
- a CDS encoding D-tyrosyl-tRNA(Tyr) deacylase, with protein MRIVVQRVTGASVTVAGVPVASIGRGLLLLVGIAVGDDVAIAHGMAAKIVRLRLFPGDGNREFDRSLADIGGEALVVSQFTLLGDVRRGTRPSWSAAAHPADAEPLVEALAAGIEGHGVAVGRGIFGAQMDVSLVNDGPVTLVVTSP; from the coding sequence ATGCGGATCGTCGTGCAGCGCGTGACGGGTGCATCGGTGACGGTCGCGGGTGTCCCGGTGGCCTCCATCGGTCGGGGCCTGCTCCTACTCGTGGGAATTGCGGTGGGGGACGACGTCGCGATCGCCCACGGGATGGCCGCGAAAATTGTTCGGTTACGTCTCTTCCCCGGGGACGGAAACCGGGAGTTCGATCGGTCCCTGGCCGACATCGGGGGCGAGGCCCTCGTCGTGAGCCAGTTCACCCTCCTCGGGGATGTTCGGCGGGGCACCCGACCCTCCTGGTCGGCCGCCGCGCATCCGGCCGACGCCGAACCACTGGTGGAGGCGTTGGCAGCGGGGATCGAGGGGCACGGTGTGGCCGTGGGGCGGGGGATATTCGGTGCACAAATGGACGTATCGCTCGTGAACGACGGCCCCGTGACACTTGTGGTTACCTCGCCGTAG